From a single Loxodonta africana isolate mLoxAfr1 chromosome 9, mLoxAfr1.hap2, whole genome shotgun sequence genomic region:
- the SEC16A gene encoding protein transport protein Sec16A isoform X3, which produces MQPPPQAAPSGLIGPPPVGNSRSVFWSNSSYRRRVSSNVPTAPLTCPLQPVTDPFAFSRQLAQDTSLDTLSRSSLPVMPGPTPPAFSQHPALPTPHPSAGDPPQGPCEPVPGPFLQPGVETSLFSSALAPLAPPGPEANKSAEMGPSSAPDVPTPPNPPQYIPGVGPDSLRGAAPGPTRPLSRQSPHDSAGPPATASSFFPQLPLQTPDPWTPVQGSPRPSGQHYSPSPQGPGHGAAPRASGLPHCPPQPSMHQSPGREQQHNPLAPVSGPLAGDERNETAYLQSGNHSTSHFDPENTFRQNPRAGLAWVSQEFRQNQGGGRELGPDPALASLLAQGNGSDHHPHCPPGVAAGRTLPDPGSAALSMFFQGGETENEENVSAEKAGCEGPSAFDGFCTNPGLGHPPPTHAGTGGPYQAFLQGPRSETTQPGGDSQPYFSQSAGSQHEQPAGGNAAVNMWGETAGRGQHSAPGPQCESVENQEVLPSEPLGLNPSSLSDPFCYGAFPGPSTLKNGVVSHAGGGGPNLEAPDAPARPDSVSSGYGGKDHRALPSSARPQELVGTFIQQEVGKLDEDASGSFFKQIDSSPVGGETEETPVSQNYHHSLSQPSTPSPPKPTGIFQTSANSSFEPVKSHFVGVKPFEADHANVVGEVRGSRVRQKKRRPATALPDASPGNLEQPPDNRETLFTPPACLLPLGTAVEPGHMLPHAGGLLSETGLPTPERRPSTRAQGAVKCESPATTLWAQNELPDFGGNVLLAPAAPALCVPTKPQASEVIQPPDEGTCGQQPHKPLSVSPLQNRDGIGASENLENPPKMGEEEAFQPQASSSYTSLLSSPPTESLHGQPVLVPQPDQTYNLAQPINFSVSSSNHNEKNPPQRDPLLGDRPTMGSWALPGESGESTSLFGITPSALVSPPLPSSLAQGSFPQGSGPEMLANQPATLLAQPSSHPAPVSVASERQKNHAAETVPPAFANSPGGSVGVLLVPPVSSSLAPDHSDSRDETSGALNFTLNRTLGNPLGMCGPSHSDHPGAAQQTLAGQPRQPGLGAHNPDHFYQHVTKTAQGQSGPERAQPESGPPEQLTLASQVPRAALPEPSSPGSPPVPGQAYNSTQPPASPALADTRQQVLPWPTRSSSASITSAGSSQAAGRSEPQWPPPPPPDLPSCYYYGSFYDVYPPQYPLPYPPEPGTAPLYYQDMYGLYRPYDGAMSAYAENYRCPEPERPSSRASHCSDRPAPRQGYPEGYYTSKGGWSSQSDYYANYYSSQYDYGDPGRWDRYHYGSRFRGARAYDQRYWYDAEYNPYRKEPYAYGDRPERYDDPWRYDPRFTSSFEEDAELHREPYGEEGDRRSVHSEHSAQSLHSAPSLHSRRSSVSSHSQQSQIYRNHNVTAGSYDPTALPGSFRGDYGYGTYGSDFNGVQAFPEYGYPAGASWSTTGAAPSRPSSPEKFSVPHVCARFGPGGQLIKVIPNLPSEGQPALVEVHSMETLLQHTPEQEELRSFPGPLGKDDTHKVDVINFAQQKATKCFQDENIIDKESASLLWNFIVLLCRQNGTVVGTDIAELLLRDHRTAWLPGKSPSEANLIDFTNEAVEQVEEEESGEAQLSFLTDSQAASTSSLEKETERFRELLLYGRKKDALESAMKNGLWGHALLLASKMDSRTHARVMTRFANSLPINDPLQTVYQLMSGRMPAASTCCGDEKWGDWRPHLAMVLSNLNNNMEVESRTMATMGDTLASKGLLDAAHFCYLMAQADFGVYTKKTSKLVLMGSNHSLPFLKFATNEAIQRTEAYEYAQSLGAHTCSLPHFQVYKFIYACRLADMGLATQAFHYCEAIAKSILVRPHAHSTVLISQLIQVASRLRLFDPQLKEKPEEESFVEPAWLVQLQHVERQIQEGAGVWRQDGAFPPQRPSTPSSEVEQYDGPGPGQPAALSAENPLLVLPLPNAELSSSSVQLLPSAPQTFPATQQPGPTRVPLFPVPPPPGPVEPGPVCAPPGSALGFPEPMRPDLTVLYPGAYPVPGTPAGAPGLQQDEPRHQDPGLLPRESPVRNSLSEATEEDFGGNVANLDYQSQDSEPNVGWELNDSGRIPAPEVKRPVKAAREEVKEPKKSVESWFSRWLPGKRRTEAHLPDDKNKSIVWDEKKNQWVNLNEPEEEKKAPPPPPTAFPKAPQDAPPGPGSAPRATVNMFSRKAGGTRNRYVDILNPSGTTRGEPVLAPAEFFAPLAPLPIPGHLLVPSTVGQVKPPDALDGATADCPILFTDVKEPQPVGAGDPGGQAPVGGQERPESALETKLSRCSSVSSLSREVSQHFDQTSRPRGPVIRCPDPLISWPQAPSGEGGSICHPTSWTASLLHPVTSPLQGALRGEPCPSTTPPSLHKSLLPLEVQGWGGWARGSTQP; this is translated from the exons ATGCAGCCACCACCTCAGGCAGCCCCATCAGGACTGATTGGGCCACCTCCGGTGGGAAATTCTCGAAGCGTGTTTTGGTCGAACAGCTCGTATAGAAGACGAGTGTCCAGCAATGTGCCGACTGCTCCTCTGACATGCCCATTGCAGCCGGTGACGGACCCTTTTGCTTTTAGTAGGCAGTTGGCCCAGGACACATCCCTGGACACTTTGTCCAGAAGCAGCCTGCCTGTCATGCCAGGCCCAACTCCCCCGGCGTTTTCTCAGCACCCTGCTCTGCCAACACCTCACCCAAGTGCCGGAGACCCTCCACAAGGACCATGCGAGCCTGTGCCGGGCCCTTTCCTGCAGCCTGGAGTGGAAACCAGCCTGTTCTCCAGCGCGTTGGCCCCTCTAGCACCGCCTGGGCCCGAGGCAAACAAGAGTGCAGAGATGGGGCCCAGCTCAGCACCTGACGTTCCGACCCCACCGAATCCTCCTCAGTACATTCCAGGAGTGGGTCCTGACAGTCTTCGTGGGGCAGCACCAGGGCCCACCAGACCCCTCAGCAGGCAGAGCCCTCATGACAGTGCAGGGCCGCCAGCAACGGCGTCCTCCTTCTTTCCTCAGCTGCCTCTGCAAACGCCGGATCCCTGGACGCCAGTCCAGGGGAGTCCACGGCCCTCAGGCCAGCACTATTCGCCCTCCCCACAGGGACCGGGCCACGGTGCAGCGCCTCGGGCTTCCGGCCTTCCTCATTGTCCCCCGCAGCCCAGCATGCACCAGAGTCCTGGCCGTGAGCAGCAACACAACCCTCTCGCTCCTGTATCAGGACCCTTGGCTGGGGATGAGAGGAATGAGACGGCCTATCTGCAAAGTGGAAACCACTCCACGAGTCACTTTGATCCTGAGAACACGTTCAGGCAGAACCCCAGAGCAGGTCTGGCTTGGGTGAGCCAGGAGTTTAGGCAGAATCAGGGAGGTGGTAGAGAGCTTGGGCCAGACCCTGCTCTTGCTAGCCTCCTTGCTCAGGGAAATGGTTCCGACCACCACCCGCACTGCCCCCCGGGGGTGGCAGCTGGCCGGACCCTGCCGGATCCTGGCTCAGCAGCACTCTCCATGTTCTTCCAAGGTGGGGAGACGGAGAACGAGGAGAACGTTTCAGCGGAGAAAGCAGGCTGTGAGgggccatctgcttttgatggCTTCTGCACTAACCCCGGCCTTGGCCATCCCCCTCCTACACACGCAGGCACAGGCGGTCcttaccaggccttcctccagGGCCCTCGCAGCGAGACCACACAGCCAGGAGGGGACTCCCAGCCCTATTTTTCTCAATCTGCAGGCAGCCAGCATGAACAGCCAGCTGGTGGAAACGCGGCTGTCAACATGTGGGGTGAAACAGCTGGCAGAGGGCAGCACAGCGCCCCTGGCCCACAGTGTGAGAGCGTAGAGAACCAAGAAGTTCTGCCCAGTGAGCCCCTGGGATTGAACCCTTCCTCCCTGAGTGACCCGTTCTGCTATGGAGCCTTTCCCGGGCCGTCTACACTCAAGAATGGTGTCGTGAGCCATGCAGGAGGTGGGGGGCCGAATCTAGAGGCCCCAGATGCGCCTGCACGACCTGACAGCGTGTCATCTGGCTATGGCGGCAAAGATCACCGGGCCCTCCCGAGTTCAGCTAGACCCCAGGAGTTAGTGGGCACCTTTATTCAGCAAGAAGTTGGAAAGCTTGATGAAGATGCTTCAGGCAGTTTCTTTAAACAAATTGATTCTTCTCCTGTGGGAGGTGAGACAGAGGAGACCCCCGTGAGCCAGAATTACCACCACAGTCTCTCTCAGCCCTCCACTCCAAGCCCCCCGAAGCCCACAGGGATATTTCAGACAAGTGCAAACAGTTCTTTCGAGCCAGTGAAATCCCACTTCGTTGGGGTGAAGCCATTTGAGGCAGACCACGCCAATGTGGTGGGTGAAGTGAGGGGCAGCCGTGTCCGCCAGAAGAAGCGGAGACCAGCAACAGCCCTGCCTGATGCCTCCCCTGGCAACCTGGAGCAACCGCCTGACAACAGGGAGACCCTCTTCACACCCCCAGCCTGTCTACTGCCCCTCGGCACCGCTGTGGAACCCGGCCACATGCTTCCACATGCTGGTGGACTGCTGTCAGAAACCGGGCTCCCGACTCCTGAGAGAAGGCCCTCGACCAGGGCTCAGGGGGCAGTGAAGTGCGAGAGCCCAGCTACCACCTTGTGGGCACAAAACGAGCTTCCAGATTTTGGGGGCAATGTCCTTCTGGCCCCAGCTGCCCCTGCACTCTGTGTCCCTACAAAGCCTCAGGCCTCAGAGGTGATCCAGCCTCCTGATGAGGGTACCTGTGGGCAGCAGCCACACAAGCCGCTCTCCGTGTCCCCGCTTCAGAACCGCGATGGCATTGGTGCTTCTGAAAACCTCGAGAACCCTCCCAAGATGGGCGAGGAGGAGGCCTTCCAACCTCAGGCAAGTTCCAGTTACACCAGTCTGCTCTCCTCACCGCCCACTGAGTCTCTGCACGGCCAGCCGGTCTTGGTCCCCCAGCCTGATCAGACCTATAACTTGGCTCAGCCTATTAATTTTTCTGTGTCCTCGTCAAATCATAATGAGAAGAATCCACCCCAGAGAGACCCTTTGTTGGGGGATAGGCCTACAATGGGCAGCTGGGCTCTTCCTGGTGAATCCGGAGAAAGCACTTCCTTGTTTGGGATTACACCCAGTGCACTGGTCAGTCCACCTCTGCCCAGCAGTCTCGCCCAAGGTAGTTTTCCACAAGGTTCTGGTCCTGAAATGCTTGCGAATCAGCCTGCCACTTTGCTGGCCCAGCCATCGTCTCATCCAGCTCCAGTGAGCGTGGCTTCAGAAAGGCAGAAGAACCATGCTGCAGAGACGGTGCCTCCTGCATTTGCTAACAGCCCTGGTGGGAGTGTGGGGGTGCTGCTGGTGCCGCCCGTGAGCAGCAGTCTGGCACCTGACCACTCTGACAGCCGGGATGAAACTTCCGGAGCCCTAAACTTTACATTAAACAGGACTTTGGGAAATCCTCTAGGAATGTGTGGTCCATCCCATTCTGACCACCCAGGTGCTGCTCAGCAGACCCTCGCTGGTCAGCCTAGACAACCTGGGCTTGGAGCGCATAACCCAGACCATTTCTACCAACATGTGACGAAAACAGCCCAGGGCCAAAGTGGCCCGGAGAGAGCCCAGCCAGAGTCAGGGCCTCCAGAGCAACTAACTCTTGCTTCTCAAGTGCCCAGAGCAGCATTGCCAGAACCTTCCAGCCCAGGAAGCCCACCTGTACCAGGCCAGGCCTACAACTCCACCCAGCCACCAGCAAGTCCGGCTCTTGCTGACACTCGTCAGCAGGTGCTGCCTTGGCCTACTCGGTCTTCCAGCGCGTCCATTACCTCAGCCGGCTCGAGCCAGGCAGCCGGGCGGTCAGAGCCGCAATGGCCACCCCCACCGCCCCCGGACTTGCCATCCTGCTATTATTATGGGTCCTTCTATGACGTGTACCCGCCTCAGTATCCCTTGCCGTACCCTCCGGAGCCTGGGACAGCACCTCTCTATTACCAG GACATGTATGGCCTGTACCGGCCCTACGATGGCGCCATGTCTGCCTATGCTGAGAACTACCGCTGCCCTGAACCTGAGCGGCCCAGCTCACGGGCAAGTCACTGCTCCGACCGGCCGGCACCCAG GCAGGGGTACCCTGAAGGATATTACACCTCCAAAGGCGGATGGAGCAGTCAGAGCGACTACTATGCAAATTACTACTCCAGCCAGTATGACTACGGAG ACCCAGGCCGCTGGGATCGCTATCACTACGGTTCTCGATTCAGGGGTGCCCGCGCCTATGACCAGAGGTACTGGTACGATGCTGAGTACAACCCGTACCGGAAAGAGCCGTATGCGTATGGGGACAG ACCTGAGAGGTACGATGACCCCTGGCGGTATGACCCCCGCTTCACGTCGAGCTTCGAGGAGGATGCAGAGCTGCACCGAGAGCCGTATGGGGAGGAGGGGGACAGGCGCAGTGTCCACAGCGAGCACTCGGCGCAGAGTCTGCACAGCGCCCCCAGCCTGCACAGCCGCCGCAGCAGCGTGAGCTCCCATTCGCAGCAG AGTCAGATTTACAGAAATCACAACGTGACTGCTGGATCCTATGACCCCACGGCTCTGCCGGGCTCCTTTCGCGGTGATTATGGCTACGGCACTTACGGCAGCGATTTCAATGGTGTGCAGGCCTTCCCTGAGTATGGCTACCCCGCAGGAGCCAGCTGGTCCACCACTGGGGCAG CTCCGTCGAGACCAAGCTCTCCTGAGAAGTTTTCAGTGCCTCACGTCTGTGCCAGGTTTGGTCCTGGTGGGCAACTCATCAAGGTGATTCCAAACCTGCCTTCGGAGGGACAGCCAGCGTTGGTCGAAGTGCACAGCATGGAG ACACTGCTGCAGCACACCCCGGAGCAGGAGGAGCTGCGCTCGTTCCCTGGGCCGCTCGGCAA AGACGACACCCACAAAGTGGACGTTATTAATTTTGCACAGCAGAAAGCTACGAAGTGTTTCCAGGATGAAAATATAATCGACAAAGAGTCTGCCAGCCTTCTCTGGAATTTTATTGTTCTGTTGTGCAGGCAGAATGGG ACCGTGGTGGGGACTGACATCGCGGAACTCTTGTTACGCGACCACAGAACTGCGTGGCTTCCTGGGAAGTCGCCCAGCGAGGCAAACCTGATTGATTTTACAAACGAAGCCGTGGAACAAGTGGAGGAGGAAGAATCTGGGGAAGCCCAGCTCTCCTTTCTCACGGACAGCCAGGCAGCCAGCACCAGCAGTCTCGAGAAAGAAACCGAGCGCttcagagagctgctgctctACGGCCGCAAGAAG GATGCGCTGGAGTCTGCGATGAAGAACGGCCTGTGGGgtcacgctctgctcctggccagCAAGATGGACAGCCGGACACATGCCAGAGTCATGACCAG GTTTGCCAACAGCCTGCCCATTAACGATCCATTGCAGACAGTCTACCAGCTCATGTCTGGGCGGATGCCGGCGGCTTCCACA TGTTGTGGGGATGAGAAGTGGGGAGACTGGAGGCCGCATCTCGCAATGGTTTTGTCTAACTTGAACAACAACATGGAGGTGGAGTCCAGGACCATGGCCACGATGGGTGATACGCTGG CCTCCAAAGGCCTCTTAGACGCTGCACACTTCTGCTACCTTATGGCCCAGGCTGATTTTGGCGTCTACACGAAGAAAACTTCAAAACTGGTCTTGATGGGCTCGAACCACAG TTTGCCGTTTTTGAAGTTTGCGACCAATGAAGCCATTCAGAGAACAGAAGCCTATGAGTATGCTCAGTCCCTGGGGGCCCACACCTGCTCCCTGCCTCATTTTCAG GTGTATAAGTTCATCTACGCCTGCCGGCTGGCTGACATGGGGCTGGCTACACAAGCCTTCCACTACTGTGAGGCCATCGCCAAGAGCATCCTGGTGCGGCCCCACGCGCACTCCACTGTGCTTATCAGCCAGCTCATCCAG GTAGCTTCCCGGTTGCGACTCTTTGATCCTCAGCTAAAGGAGAAGCCAGAAGAGGAATCGTTTGTGGAGCCCGCCTGGCTGGTTCAGCTGCAGCATGTGGAGAGGCAGATACAG GAGGGCGCTGGGGTCTGGCGGCAGGATGGAGCCTTTCCCCCACAGCGCCCCAGCACGCCGAGCTCCGAGGTGGAGCAGTATGATGGTCCAGGCCCCGGGCAGCCAGCAGCTCTCAGCGCTGAGAACCCGCTGCTGGTGCTGCCCCTGCCGAATGCTGAGCTCTCCAGCTCCAGCGTGCAGCTGCTGCCGTCAG CTCCGCAGACCTTCCCCGCCACGCAGCAGCCCGGCCCCACCAGGGTGCCGCTATTCCCAGTGCCGCCACCCCCCGGCCCTGTTGAGCCAGGGCCTGTCTGTGCCCCTCCGGGGTCCGCGCTTGGCTTCCCAGAGCCCATGCGGCCTGATCTGACAGTGCTGTACCCAGGGGCGTATCCAGTGCCAGGTACACCAGCAGGCGCCCCTGGCCTCCAGCAGGACGAGCCCAGGCATCAGGACCCAG GGCTCCTGCCACGGGAGTCACCCGTGAGAAACTCACTCTCGGAGGCGACAGAAGAGGATTTTGGTGGAAACGTTGCTAATCTG GACTATCAGTCACAGGACTCAGAGCCCAACGTGGGGTGGGAGCTCAATGACTCGGGCAGGATACCCGCTCCTGAGGTGAAGAGGCCtgtgaaagcagccagagaagaGGTCAAAGAACCTAAGAAG AGTGTTGAGTCCTGGTTCTCTCGTTGGCTGCCTGGgaagaggaggacagaagctcaTCTGCCAGATGACAAGAACAAGTCG ATTGTTTGggatgaaaagaaaaatcagtggGTGAATTTAAACGAACCAGAAGAGGAG AAGAAGGCTCCGCCCCCACCTCCAACAGCATTTCCCAAGGCCCCTCAAGATGCCCCTCCTGGTCCTGGCAGCGCCCCCAGAGCCACTGTGAACATGTTCTCTAGAAAAGCAG GCGGAACCAGAAATCGCTACGTTGATATATTGAACCCGAGTGGGACCACGCGGGGTGAACCTGTTCTCGCTCCCGCGGAGTTCTTTGCTCCACTTGCCCCACTCCCGATTCCTGGGCACTTGTTAGTCCCCAGCACAG TTGGTCAGGTGAAACCCCCGGACGCTTTGGATGGAGCGACAGCTGACTGCCCCATCTTGTTCACAGATGTCAAGGAGCCACAGCCCGTGGGAGCGGGGGACCCAGGAGGGCAGGCTCCAGTCGGGGGGCAGGAGAGGCCAGAGTCTGCCTTGGAGACCAAG CTGTCGCGCTGTAGCTCAGTGAGCTCGCTGTCGCGTGAAGTGAGCCAGCACTTTGATCAG ACCTCGCGTCCCAGAGGGCCTGTCATCAGATGTCCAGATCCACTGATAAGCTGGCCCCAGGCGCCCAGTGGGGAGGGAGGCTCCATCTGCCACCCGACCAGCTGGACAGCCTCCCTCCT GCACCCAGTGACCAGCCCCCTGCAGGGGGCCCTCCGGGGGGAGCCGTGCCCTTCTACAACCCCGCCCAGTTTGCACAA